The following is a genomic window from Flavobacterium crassostreae.
GTAACAGCTCACTAGTCGAGCGGACGAGCATGGATAATAATCGGGCATAAGTATATTACCGAAGCTATGGATTTACGATAATACGTAAGTGGTAGGGGAGCATTCTAATGGGGTTGAAGGTGATTCGTAAGGGTTGCTGGACTAATTAGAAAAGAAAATGTAGGCATAAGTAACGATAATGCGGGCGAGAAACCCGCACACCGAAAGACTAAGGTTTCCACAGCTATGCTAATCAGCTGTGGGTTAGTCGGGACCTAAGGCGAACCCGAAAGGGACAGTCGATGGACAACGGGTTAATATTCCCGTACTAGTTTTAACTGTGATGGGGTGACGGAGTAATGAAAGTGTCGCGAACTGACGGAATAGTTCGTTGAAGTACGTACCTATAGGCTGCGCAGGCAAATCCACGCGGCTTGGGGAAATACGATAGTACTCGGCGTCTTCGGACAAAGAGATAGTACACCTAAGCGCTTCCAAGAAAAACCTCTAAACTTCAGGTTAATAGTACCCGTACCGCAAACCGACACAGGTAGTCGAGATGAGAATTCTAAGGTGCTCGAGAGATTCATGGCTAAGGAATTAGGCAAAATAGACCCGTAACTTCGGGAGAAGGGTCGCCAGCAGCAATGCTGGCCGCAGTGAAGAGGTCCAGGCGACTGTTTATCAAAAACACAGGGCTCTGCAAAATCGTAAGATGAAGTATAGGGCCTGACACCTGCCCGGTGCTGGAAGGTTAAGAGGAGATGTTATCTTCGGAGAAGCATTGAATTGAAGCCCCAGTAAACGGCGGCCGTAACTATAACGGTCCTAAGGTAGCGAAATTCCTTGTCGGGTAAGTTCCGACCTGCACGAATGGTGTAACGATCTGGACACTGTCTCAGCCATGAGCTCGGTGAAATTGTAGTAGCGGTGAAGATGCCGCTTACCCGCAGTGGGACGAAAAGACCCTGTGCACCTTTACTATAGCTTAGTATTGACCTTGGACAAATGATGTGTAGGATAGGTTGGAGACTATGAAGTGGCGTCGCTAGGCGTTGTGGAGTCATTGTTGAAATACAACCCTTTGTTTGTCTGAGGCCTAACCCCGCATTGCGGGGGACATTGCTTGGTGGGTAGTTTGACTGGGGTGGTCGCCTCCAAAAGAGTAACGGAGGCTTCTAAAGGTTCCCTCAGTACGCTTGGTAACCGTGCGTAGAGTGCAATGGCATAAGGGAGCTTGACTGAGAGACATACAGGTCGATCAGGTACGAAAGTAGAGCATAGTGATCCGGTGGTTCCGCATGGAAGGGCCATCGCTCAAAGGATAAAAGGTACGCCGGGGATAACAGGCTGATCTCCCCCAAGAGCTCATATCGACGGGGGGGTTTGGCACCTCGATGTCGGCTCGTCACATCCTGGGGCTGGAGAAGGTCCCAAGGGTTGGGCTGTTCGCCCATTAAAGTGGCACGCGAGCTGGGTTCAGAACGTCGTGAGACAGTTCGGTCTCTATCTACTGTGGGCGCAAGAAATTTGAGTGGATCTGATTCTAGTACGAGAGGACCGAATTGGACAAACCTCTAGTGTATCTGTTGTCACGCCAGTGGCATGGCAGAGTAGCTACGTTTGGAAGGGATAAGCGCTGAAAGCATATAAGCGCGAAACCCACCACAAGATGAGATTTCTTTTAAGGATCGTGGGAGATGACCACGTTGATAGGCTATAGATGTAAAGGCAGTAATGTCATAGTCGAGTAGTACTAATAATCCGTAAGCTTATGTACACCCTTTCCAGCCTCGTAAGAGGCTGGGGAAACTTTCTAATTATATTTTTTTCTTTATCTCAGTATGTTACGATATTCTGTAATGTTTATTAGCACCATGCTAATTTACCCATTGCAAAACGACCTTAAGGTGGTTATTGCGGCGGGGCTCACCTCTTCCCATCCCGAACAGAGAAGTTAAGCCCGCCTGCGCAGATGGTACTGCAGTTATGTGGGAGAGTATGTCGTCGCCTTTCTTTATGGAACCCCAACTTGTAAAAGTTGGGGTTCTTTTTTTTTATAGGCACCAGGTGTCGGCTAAAAAGCCTCGATCCGTCGCCTTTCTTTTTAAAAAACCCTTATCCTAATCGGATAAGGGTTTTTTGTTTTATATCTAAAACCCATTGGATCCAATTTTGTTGTTCTTAAAAAGGGCAAATCAACTTTTATTACATCTCAAATTGCGATATTAATGCTTTTATTTTTTCGTTGAAAGATTCTGCCGAAGCATTTGTACTGAATCATGCGCAAATGTTGTGGGTTATCCAAAAAGGTTTGATAACCTAAAAAGGAAGAACTCAATGTTTTGAACGGCTTTAAACCGACTTCTGAATGCTTTAATTTTAGTATTTAAAGATTATTCCTATTTTAAAGAAGCTTATGAATTTCGTTTCTTTCGAAGTATTCGTATTTCAATTGTTGAAATAGTTTAATAGTGATTCATTATTGATCTTGAGATTGTATTGTTCCGATTTAAATCCAGATCGATTTACTTTTAGCTTACCAATGTGGTTGCTTTAAGATGCTCACATTTTCTATAATCGAATTTTTTTTGAGCAACTTATTTTTCGTTCAATTAGATTATATTAAAAGGTTGTTTTAATGTTAATTCTATTGTGGTGAATTCTATTGTTAGGACTTATTTAAAAGTTTGTTATTGTTAATTGCTATTTTTGTAGTTAAATATACTTAATATGAAAAAAATAGCTCTGTTGTTTATTTTTGCAACGCTAACTAATTTGCAAGCACAAGATCGACCAAAATTGGTTGTTAGTTTAGTTGTGGATCAAATGAAAATGGAATATTTGTACCGATTTTCAAGTGATTTTTCAGATAACGGATTTAATAGGTTACTTAATAATGGGTATGTTTATCAAAATATGCATTACAATTATATGCCTACCTATACTGCTCCCGGTCATGCCTCTATTTTTACAGGCGCAACACCTGCTATGCATGGTATAGTAGGTAATGAGTGGTTTAGCAGAAATGCTGGAAAAGAAACCTATTGTACGGACGATGATGGGGTGCACACTCTTGGCGACGGGACTCTTGAGGAGGGCGCTATGTCTCCTAAAAATTTGTTAACAACAACAATCACGGATGAGTTGCGTATGGCTACAAATTTTAAAGGGAAAGTTATTGGTTTGAGCATAAAGGATCGTGGTGCAATTTTGCCAGCAGGACATTTTGCCAATTGGGCCTTTTGGTACAGTAAGTCGGGGTCTTTTATATCTAGTTCTTTTTATGGAGAAGCTTTACCAGAATGGGTAACCAAATTCAATAGCGAAAAAAACTACCTATCCTACATTAATAAGGGCTGGGATTTATTTAAGCCTAAGGCGATTTATAATGAAAGTTTGGAGGATAACAACTCTTATGAAGGTAAGTTGTATACTAGTATTGCCCCTGTTTTTCCTTACGATTTAAAAAGTATGTATGATAAAAATGGTGCTTCTGTATTGCGTTCTACTCCCTTTGGGAATGATTTTTTAGCTTCATTTGCTATGAGAGCAATCGAAAACGAAGAATTAGGTAAAGACACTACAACTGATTTTTTGTCTGTTAGTTTTTCTTCAACAGACTATATAGGCCATTTATTAGGCCCAAGATCTATGGAACTTCAGGATACGTATTTGAGATTAGATCAAACTATAGCAGATTTTTTGAATTATCTAGATAAAAAGGTCGGTAAAGATAATTATTTGCTGTTTTTAACAGCGGATCATGGTGGTGCTGAAAATGTAAATTATTTAAAAGAACATCAATATCAAGTGAGTAGTATTAGTCCTAAAGAAATTAGAAACAACTTAAAAGAATTTTCTGTAAAGACATTTGGTATAGATTTGGTCTTAAATTATTCTAATTTTAATCTTTTTTTTGATAAAAAAATCATTAATGCCAATAACCTAGATTTAGCCGTTGTAAAATCTAAATTCAAGACCCATCTGATGGGGCAAGATTATGTAAAAAGAGTCTATACCGAAGAAGAAATTTTAAATCCTTCTGCTAACGATTATTTTTTAAATTTTATAGCAAATGGATACGATGTTACTCAAAATGGAGATATGGTTGTTTTGGATAAACCAGGATATATAGAATACTGGGGTACGGGTACCTCGCATGGAACAACCTATAGCTATGATACGCATGTTCCTGCACTATTTTATGGTTGGCATATCCCAAAAGGACAATCTTTTGCAAAAAAAGAAATTACACAAATAGCGCCTACCATTGCACTGAAGATTAAAATTTCACTTCCAAATGGTACTAAGGCCGAAGTTCTGGAGGAAGTTTTGAAAGATTAAATGAAGAAGATTTATAATTACTAAAAAAAAGGATGTACTAATATAGTACATCCTTTTTTAGTGTTTATAAAGTAACCTCTGATGGTAATGAAATTTGATTTTTTAATAAGTCTTCAAATGTTTCATGAGCACGAATCAAATGCCCTTGACCTTGTATCCATAAAACTTCGGCAGGCTTGTATCTAGAATTGTAATTAGAAGCCATAGAATAGCAATAAGCTCCTGCATTTTTAAAACTCAGAATATCCCCTTCTTTAATTTCAGCAATACGACGGTTATTTGCAAAAGTATCCGTTTCGCAGATATAGCCAACTACAGAATAAAAACGTTCCTTTCCTTTGGGATTAGAAATGTTGTCAATATGATGCTGCGATCCATAAAGCATAGGTCTAATTAAATGGTTAAAGCCACTATCTATTCCGGCAAATACTGTAGATGTAGTTTGTTTAATTACATTTACTTTTGCTAAAAAATGACCTGCTTCACTTACCAAAAATTTTCCTGGTTCAAAAATTAATGTTAATTCTTTTCCATATTCTGTGCAGAACGCATTGAATCTTTTGGATAATTTTTTACCTAATTCTTCAATATCCGTCTCAATATCGTCTTTTTTATAAGGTACTTTAAAACCGCTTCCAAAATCTAAAAACTCTAAATCTTTAAAGTTTCTGGCGGCATCAAATAAAATTTCAGCAGCATATAAAAATACTTCAATGTCCAAAATATCCGAACCCGTGTGCATGTGAATACCTACAATATTCATTTTAGTGTTTTCGACGATACGAACAAGGTGGGGTAATTGGTGTATTGAAATTCCAAATTTACTATCAATATGTCCCACAGAAATATTGGTGTTTCCACCAGCCATAACATGTGGGTTGATGCGAATACATACCGGAACATTAGGATGTTTGGCTCCAAATTGTTCCAAGATAGATAAATTATCTATGTTGATTTGTACGCCCATCGCATTTACTTCTTCAATTTCTTCAAGAGAAACGCCGTTTGGGGTATAAAATATTTTTTCAGGCTCATATCCAGCATGAAGCCCTAATTGTACCTCTTGGATGGATACGGTATCTAGACCAGACCCCATTTCTTTCAATAACTGAAGTATAGCAACGTTGGACAATGCTTTCATGGCGTAGTTAATACGCAACTTTTCAACCTTAGAGAAAGCATTTGTTAATCTATTGTATTGGGATTTAATTTTATCGGCATCATAAACATATATTGGACTGCCAAATTGTTCTGCTAATTGTACTAAGTCTTTTGATTGCATGGGGTTTAATTTTTAAGCAAATTTATTATAGTTTTTTGGTTATACAAATAAATACGACAATCTTAACAAATTATAACAAAAAGTTATTTTTGTAACAAATAGTTGTTTTTTAATACAGTTGTTTTTCAACAAGATACCGCTGGTACATCCTACAATTTAGATCGCTTTTACAAAAGCAACAAAAGTTGGCGTCAACAAAGTGTATTGTGAGAATTGGGATGTTTATAAAGCTATTTTTTGATTAAAATAAAATTATATACCGCAATAGTTGCAGAAACATTATTTGTGGTTTAAATGGGCCAATAAGTTTTCGGCGAAGAATCTCGAAAACCAAAAAAATAGAACTTTAAAAAATTATCTCTAGATTAAGATTATTTTAAATAAAGAAAAAGATTTCACAGTTTAGATGAATTTTGCTATTTTTGTACCACTTATATTCTGAAATAAATTCAGGATTCAGACAAATTCTATATTATGAACATACACGAATATCAAGGAAAAGAGATTTTAGCTAGCTACGGAGTTCGCATTCAACGTGGGATCGTTGCTAATAATGCAGTTGAAGCAGTTGCTGCTGCCAAACAATTAACTACTGAAACGGGAACGAGTTGGTACGTTGTTAAAGCACAAGTTCATGCAGGTGGACGTGGTAAAGGCGGTGGCGTTAAATTAGCAAAAAATTTAGCCCAAGTAGAAGAAATTTCAGGTCAAATAATTGGAATGCAATTAGTTACTCCGCAAACATCTGCAGAGGGTAAAAAAGTACACAAAGTATTAATTGCAGAAGATGTTTATTATCCTGGTGAATCCGAAACTTCAGAATTTTATGTTTCAGTGCTTTTAAATAGAGCTACAGGTCGTAATATGATTATGTATTCTACAGAAGGTGGAATGGATATTGAAGAAGTTGCAGAGCATACACCACACTTAATTTTTACTGAAGAAGTAGATCCAGCTGTAGGTTTACAAGGTTTTCAAGCAAGAAGAATTGCATTTAACTTAGGACTTTCTGGAAATGCTTTCAAAGAAATGGTGAAATTTATTGATGCGTTATACAATGCTTACATTGGTTCTGATGCATCTATGTTTGAAATTAACCCAGTTTTGAAAACTTCGGATGATAAAATTTTGGCAGTAGATGCTAAAGTAAACATTGATGACAACGCTTTATACAGACAAAAGAAATATGCTGAAATGCGAGACATTTTGGAAGAAAATCCAATTGAAGTAGAAGCGAAAGAGGTAGGATTAAACTATGTTGATCTTGATGGTACTGTAGGATGTATGGTTAACGGCGCTGGTTTAGCTATGGCAACCATGGATTTAATTAAGTATGCTGGTTTTGAGCCTGCAAACTTTTTGGACGTTGGAGGAACTGCAGATGCAAAACGTGTTGAAACTGCATTTCGTATTATCTTAAAAGATCCAAATGTTAAAGCAATTTTAATTAATATTTTTGGAGGTATTGTTCGTTGTGACCGTGTGGCACAAGGGGTTGTAGATGCTTACAAAAACATGGGAGATGCCATTAAGGTGCCGATTATTGTTCGTTTGCAAGGTACTAACGCCGCTATTGCAAAAGAATTAATTGATAATTCAGGAATGCCAATTTTATCTGCCGTAGAATTTCAAGAAGCAGCAGATCAAGTACAAGCAGCACTTTCTTAATTATAAAAATAGTTATATATTAAAAATCCTGAGCGAAAGCTCAGGATTTTTGTGTTTTATAAAAAAATAATAAAAGGATCAGAGTAGTA
Proteins encoded in this region:
- the pafA gene encoding alkaline phosphatase PafA; its protein translation is MKKIALLFIFATLTNLQAQDRPKLVVSLVVDQMKMEYLYRFSSDFSDNGFNRLLNNGYVYQNMHYNYMPTYTAPGHASIFTGATPAMHGIVGNEWFSRNAGKETYCTDDDGVHTLGDGTLEEGAMSPKNLLTTTITDELRMATNFKGKVIGLSIKDRGAILPAGHFANWAFWYSKSGSFISSSFYGEALPEWVTKFNSEKNYLSYINKGWDLFKPKAIYNESLEDNNSYEGKLYTSIAPVFPYDLKSMYDKNGASVLRSTPFGNDFLASFAMRAIENEELGKDTTTDFLSVSFSSTDYIGHLLGPRSMELQDTYLRLDQTIADFLNYLDKKVGKDNYLLFLTADHGGAENVNYLKEHQYQVSSISPKEIRNNLKEFSVKTFGIDLVLNYSNFNLFFDKKIINANNLDLAVVKSKFKTHLMGQDYVKRVYTEEEILNPSANDYFLNFIANGYDVTQNGDMVVLDKPGYIEYWGTGTSHGTTYSYDTHVPALFYGWHIPKGQSFAKKEITQIAPTIALKIKISLPNGTKAEVLEEVLKD
- the lysA gene encoding diaminopimelate decarboxylase, yielding MQSKDLVQLAEQFGSPIYVYDADKIKSQYNRLTNAFSKVEKLRINYAMKALSNVAILQLLKEMGSGLDTVSIQEVQLGLHAGYEPEKIFYTPNGVSLEEIEEVNAMGVQINIDNLSILEQFGAKHPNVPVCIRINPHVMAGGNTNISVGHIDSKFGISIHQLPHLVRIVENTKMNIVGIHMHTGSDILDIEVFLYAAEILFDAARNFKDLEFLDFGSGFKVPYKKDDIETDIEELGKKLSKRFNAFCTEYGKELTLIFEPGKFLVSEAGHFLAKVNVIKQTTSTVFAGIDSGFNHLIRPMLYGSQHHIDNISNPKGKERFYSVVGYICETDTFANNRRIAEIKEGDILSFKNAGAYCYSMASNYNSRYKPAEVLWIQGQGHLIRAHETFEDLLKNQISLPSEVTL
- the sucC gene encoding ADP-forming succinate--CoA ligase subunit beta codes for the protein MNIHEYQGKEILASYGVRIQRGIVANNAVEAVAAAKQLTTETGTSWYVVKAQVHAGGRGKGGGVKLAKNLAQVEEISGQIIGMQLVTPQTSAEGKKVHKVLIAEDVYYPGESETSEFYVSVLLNRATGRNMIMYSTEGGMDIEEVAEHTPHLIFTEEVDPAVGLQGFQARRIAFNLGLSGNAFKEMVKFIDALYNAYIGSDASMFEINPVLKTSDDKILAVDAKVNIDDNALYRQKKYAEMRDILEENPIEVEAKEVGLNYVDLDGTVGCMVNGAGLAMATMDLIKYAGFEPANFLDVGGTADAKRVETAFRIILKDPNVKAILINIFGGIVRCDRVAQGVVDAYKNMGDAIKVPIIVRLQGTNAAIAKELIDNSGMPILSAVEFQEAADQVQAALS